A single region of the Salvia splendens isolate huo1 chromosome 18, SspV2, whole genome shotgun sequence genome encodes:
- the LOC121777558 gene encoding pentatricopeptide repeat-containing protein At3g04760, chloroplastic-like yields MSLKSALIFPRFLSNCCLHYHLIRCFSAYPRFDFSRIVEPDDAIDEFRNMLRMHPLPSVIDFTKLLSSVVKMQQFTLALHMFDKMLQRNAPVDHYTLSVTSYSSLMDGYCKMGRIDEVCLSFSMIRANGLERDVVSYSIMLEAIFGDGRCEEGLKLFKEMEALQVYLDTATYGILLHGLCNARRIDEALSMLYTMENKGCLPDVVIYTILISALCEEGRIGEAKNLMVQMVIKGCLPDSVTYNIYVQALLKRNKMDDVILVLKEMTARGGCTLGATTFTMLIEPLRREGKDSVLFDLVKKLLPKKL; encoded by the coding sequence ATGTCTTTGAAGTCAGCCCTCATCTTCCCAAGATTTCTGTCAAATTGTTGCTTGCATTATCACCTAATTCGATGCTTTTCGGCTTATCCTAGATTTGATTTTAGCCGTATAGTTGAGCCTGATGATGCCATCGATGAGTTCCGAAATATGTTAAGAATGCATCCGCTTCCTTCTGTTATTGATTTCACCAAGTTGTTGAGTTCTGTGGTCAAGATGCAACAGTTCACACTTGCCCTTCACATGTTCGACAAAATGCTTCAGAGGAATGCTCCTGTAGATCACTACACCTTGAGTGTTACAAGCTACAGTAGTTTGATGGACGGGTACTGTAAAATGGGACGAATTGATGAAGTTTGTCTGTCTTTTTCCATGATTCGCGCCAATGGGTTAGAGCGTGATGTGGTTTCTTATAGCATAATGCTGGAGGCTATATTTGGTGATGGTCGATGTGAAGAGGGATTGAAGTTGTTCAAAGAGATGGAAGCTCTACAGGTTTATCTAGATACAGCAACTTATGGAATCTTGTTACATGGTCTGTGCAATGCCCGTCGTATTGATGAAGCATTATCCATGTTATATACCATGGAAAACAAAGGTTGCTTGCCTGATGTTGTGATATATACAATTCTTATTTCTGCCCTTTGTGAAGAAGGGCGGATAGGAGAGGCTAAAAATTTGATGGTGCAAATGGTGATCAAGGGGTGCTTGCCCGATAGTGTGACTTACAATATTTATGTTCAAGCTCTTCTCAAAAGGAACAAGATGGACGATGTGATTCTTGTTTTGAAAGAGATGACTGCAAGAGGGGGATGCACGCTTGGCGCTACCACTTTTACGATGCTGATTGAACCTCTACGAAGGGAAGGCAAAGATAGTGTTTTGTTTGATTTGGTTAAGAAACTATTACCAAAGAAGTTATAG